The Mercurialis annua linkage group LG2, ddMerAnnu1.2, whole genome shotgun sequence genome contains a region encoding:
- the LOC126669369 gene encoding brefeldin A-inhibited guanine nucleotide-exchange protein 5, with product MAAGGFVSRAFESMLKECSSKKYPDLQKAIQAYIEGNKVASQQSKSNETETNQAASSAGTEGSVESDSGAVKTETQLDHSQTAPHTSEAPLGKQTGNGGNITAALANAGSTLEGSDVELVLNPLRLAFETKYLKILEPALDCLHKLIAYDHLEGDPGLEGGKNSQLFTEILNMICNSVDNSSPDSTILQVLKVLLTAVASAKFRVHGEPLLGVIRICYNIALHSKSPINQATSKAMLTQMISIVFRRMETDPQNQVYTSSSSAETTEASSTEKSHVKAEEASKADQNEDGMTLGDALNQIKETSLASVEELQNLAGGADIKGLEAVLDKAVHTEDGKKITRGIDLESMTTGQRDALLVFRTLCKMGMKEDSDEVTTKTRILSLELLQGLLEGVSHSFTKNFHFIDSVKAYLSYALLRASVSQSPVIFQYATGIFSVLLLRFRESLKGEVGVFFPLIVLRSLDGSECPINQKMSVLRMVEKVCKDPQMLVDVYVNYDCDLEAPNLFERMVNTLSKIAHGSQSADPNSVAVSQATSIKGSSLQCLVSVLKSLVDWEKSCRESEKKFKRDPSLEEFSTGESVETKGREDVPNNFEKAKAHKSTMEAAILEFNRKPTKGIEYLILNKLVENTPASVAQFLRNTPNLNKAMIGDYLGQHEEFPLAVMHAYVDSMKFSEMMFSTAIREFLKGFRLPGEAQKIDRIMEKFAERYCADNPGLFKNADTAYVLAYAVIMLNTDAHNPMVWPKMSKSDFVRMNAMNDSEDCAPTDLLEEIYDSIVNEEIKLKDDAADIGKSRQRPESEERGRLVNILNLDLPKRKSSTDAKSDNEAIIKQTQAIFRKQGARRGIFHSVQQVEIVRPMVEAVGWPLLATFSVTMEEGDNKPRIVLCMEGFKAGIHIAHVLRMDTMRYAFLTSLVRFTFLHAPKEMRSKNVEALRTLLALCDSEPDSLQDTWNAVLECVSRLEFITSTPSIAATVMHGSNQISRDAVLQSLRELAGKPAEQVFVNSVKLPSDSVVEFFTALCGVSAEELKQTPARVFSLQKLVEISYYNMARIRMVWARIWSVLANHFISAGSHRDEKIAMYAIDSLRQLGMKYLERAELANFSFQNDILKPFVVLMRNSRSDSIRRLIVDCIVQMIKSKVGSIKSGWRSVFMIFTAAADDELESIVESAFENVEQVVLEHFDQVVGDCFMDCVNCLIRFANNKTSHRISLKAIALLRICEDRLAEGLVPGGALKPINVNVDATFDVTEHYWFPMLAGLSDLTSDARPEVRSCALEVLFDLLNERGSKFSTSFWESIFHRVLFPIFDHVRHAGKESLVSSDDEWFRETSIHSLQLLCNLFNSFYKEVCFMLPPLLSLLLDCAKKTDQTVVSISLGALVHLIEVGGHQFSDSDWDTLLRSIRDASYTTQPLELLNALSFENAKSPSVLVDSEISTGDSADNHIFDGGDHASVVQDHIQELGSPSNNDGSEGKGHKPDLQRTQTIGQKIMGNMMDNLFLRNLTSKSKAPASDASVPSSPIKIPDSVAPDAKGEEESPLMVTIRGKCITQLLLLGAIDSIQKKYWTKLKASQKIAVMDVLLSTLEFAASYNSYPSLRTRMHHIPVERPPLNLLRQELAGTSIYLDVLQKTTSGFYANKEQQTESNTSDQTSSSFTGEATEDEKLEGVAEEKLVSFCEQVLKEASDLQFSVGEITNMDVHRVLEIRSPIIVKVLKGMCFMNNQIFRRHLRDFYPLLTKLVCCDQMDIRGALGDLFRAQLKSLLPL from the exons ATGGCGGCAGGAGGATTTGTTAGCCGAGCATTCGAGTCTATGCTTAAGGAATGCTCGAGCAAGAAGTATCCCGATCTTCAGAAGGCAATTCAAGCTTATATCG AGGGTAACAAAGTGGCAAGTCAGCAATCTAAATCTAATGAGACTGAGACGAATCAAGCAGCATCATCAGCTGGAACTGAGGG TTCAGTTGAATCTGATAGTGGAGCTGTCAAAACTGAAACACAATTAGATCATTCACAAACAGCACCTCATACTTCTGAGGCACCTCTTGGTAAGCAGACTGGCAATGGTGGGAACATAACAGCTGCCTTAGCAAATGCCGGAAGTACATTAGAAGGATCTGATGTAGAGCTTGTACTGAATCCACTCCGTCTTGCTTTTGAGACAAAGTATTTGAAAATCCTAGAACCTGCTTTGGATTGTCTTCAT AAATTGATCGCTTACGATCATTTAGAGGGAGATCCTGGTTTAGAAGGTGGTAAAAATTCTCAGCTGTTTACTGAAATTTTGAACATGATTTGCAATTCTGTCGATAACTCATCACCTGACAG CACGATTTTGCAAGTGTTAAAGGTACTTCTCACTGCAGTGGCATCTGCAAAATTTAGAG TACATGGGGAGCCTTTGCTGGGAGTGATCAGAATTTGCTATAATATCGCCTTACACAG CAAGAGCCCCATAAATCAAGCCACATCAAAGGCAATGTTGACACAAATGATTAGCATCGTATTCAGAAGAATGGAAACTGATCCT CAAAATCAGGTTTATACTTCATCTAGTTCGGCCGAAACTACAGAAGCCTCCTCGACAGAGAAATCACATGTGAAAGCAGAAGAAGCTTCTAAGGCAGACCAAAATGAGGATGGAATGACTTTGGGAGATGCGCTTAACCAGATTAAGGAGACATCTCTTGCATCTGTTGAGGAACTCCAAAATCTTGCTGGCGGCGCTGATATCAAG GGTTTGGAGGCTGTTCTTGACAAAGCTGTGCATACTGAAGATGGCAAAAAGATAACGAG GGGGATAGACCTGGAGAGCATGACCACTGGACAACGGGATGCTTTACTGGTATTCCGCACCCTGTGCAAG ATGGGTATGAAGGAAGATAGTGATGAAGTCACGACCAAGACAAGGATCTTGTCTCTAGAGCTTCTACAG GGTCTCTTAGAAGGAGTTAGCCACTCATTTACCAAGAACTTCCACTTTATTGATTCTGTAAAAGCATATCTTTCTTATGCTCTGTTGCGTGCTTCAGTTTCACAGTCTCCTGTTATTTTTCAG TATGCAACTGGAATCTTCTCAGTACTTCTATTGCGATTCAGGGAAAGTCTCAAA GGCGAAGTTGGTGTGTTTTTTCCCTTGATAGTTCTACGATCATTGGATGGCTCAGAATGTCCCATTAACCAAAAAATGAGTGTTCTTCG TATGGTCGAGAAAGTATGCAAGGATCCTCAAATGCTTGTTGATGTATATGTGAACTATGATTGTGATCTTGAGGCACCAAATTTGTTTGAACGCATG GTAAATACACTGTCCAAAATAGCTCATGGGAGTCAAAGTGCAGATCCAAATTCTGTTGCTGTATCTCAAGCTACATCAATTAAAGGATCATCGCTTCAG TGTTTAGTAAGTGTGCTGAAATCACTGGTAGACTGGGAGAAGTCATGTAGAGAATCTGAGAAAAAGTTTAAGAGAGATCCATCTCTTGAGGAATTTTCAACTGGAGAATCTGTCGAAACAAAAGGCAGAGAAGATGTACCCAATAACTTTGAAAAGGCAAAGGCTCACAAATCTACAATGGAAGCTGCTATATTGGAG TTCAACCGGAAACCAACCAAGGGTATAGAGTATCTAATATTGAATAAGCTGGTGGAAAATACTCCTGCTTCAGTTGCCCAATTTCTTAGAAATACTCCAAATTTGAATAAG GCCATGATCGGTGATTATTTGGGTCAACACGAGGAATTTCCCCTTGCTGTCATGCATGCTTATGTGGATTCCATGAAGTTTTCAGAAATGATGTTTAGTACAGCAATACGTGAATTTCTTAAAGGGTTCCGACTTCCTGGAGAAGCTCAAAAGATAGATCGAATCATGGAAAAATTTGCAGAAAG ATATTGTGCAGATAATCCAGGTCTCTTCAAAAATGCAGATACTGCATATGTTCTTGCATATGCAGTTATAATGTTGAATACCGATGCACACAACCCAATGGTGTGGCCTAAAATGTCCAAGTCAGATTTCGTACGCATGAATGCTATGAATGATAGTGAAGATTGTGCCCCAACAGATCTATTGGAAGAGATATATGACTCCATTGTTAATGAagagataaaattgaaagatgatGCAGCTGATATTGGGAAAAGCAGACAAAGGCCAGAAAGTGAAGAAAGGGGCCGCCTTgtcaacattttaaatttagatcTCCCTAAAAGAAAGTCATCGACTGATGCCAAGTCTGACAATGAAGCTATAATTAAGCAAACACAGGCAATATTCCGGAAGCAAGGAGCCAGGAGAGGAATTTTCCATTCCGTACAACAGGTTGAAATTGTAAGACCTATGGTTGAGGCTGTAGGGTGGCCGCTACTTGCTACATTCTCAGTGACTATGGAGGAAGGTGATAATAAACCAAGGATTGTTCTCTGCATGGAGGGATTTAAAGCTGGAATACACATAGCACATGTTCTTAGAATGGATACCATGCGCTATGCTTTCTTGACATCATTGGTTCG ATTTACTTTCTTGCACGCCCCAAAGGAAATGCGTAGCAAAAATGTAGAAGCACTGCGCACTTTACTTGCGCTGTGCGACTCGGAACCTGATTCACTCCAAGACACATGGAATGCAGTTTTGGAATGTGTTTCTCGGCTTGAATTTATTACTTCAACTCCATCTATTGCTGCAACTGTCATGCATGGATCAAATCAGATATCCAGGGATGCTGTTCTTCAATCCCTGAGAGAGCTGGCTGGGAAACCCGCTGAACAAGTTTTTGTCAATAGTGTTAAGCTTCCCAGTGATTCTGTTGTGGAATTTTTCACTGCACTCTGTGGTGTATCAGCTGAGGAATTAAAGCAGACACCTGCTCGTGTGTTCAGTTTGCAAAAGCTTGTTGAGATCAGCTATTACAATATGGCTCGTATACGCATG GTTTGGGCTAGAATATGGTCCGTCCTTGCAAATCATTTTATATCTGCTGGAAGCCATCGTGATGAGAAAATTGCTATGTATGCCATTGATTCTTTGAGGCAGCTTGGTATGAAATATTTGGAGCGCGCCGAGCTTGCTAATTTCAGTTTCCAGAATGACATTCTCAAGCCTTTTGTTGTTCTTATGCGGAATAGTAGAAGTGATTCCATTAGGAGACTAATTGTTGACTGCATTGTACAA ATGATAAAATCGAAAGTTGGAAGCATAAAATCCGGATGGCgtagtgtttttatgatttttactgcAGCTGCAGATGATGAACTGGAGTCAATTGTGGAAAGTGCCTTTGAAAATGTCGAACAAG TTGTCTTGGAACACTTTGATCAGGTTGTTGGGGATTGTTTCATGGACTGTGTTAACTGTCTTATAAGGTTCGCCAACAACAAAACTTCTCACCGTATAAGTCTGAAGGCTATTGCACTTCTCCGCATATGTGAGGATCGTTTGGCAGAG GGCCTCGTACCGGGCGGTGCTTTGAAGCCTATAAATGTTAATGTTGATGCAACTTTCGATGTGACTGAGCATTATTGGTTCCCGATGCTAGCCGGTTTATCCGATTTGACATCAGATGCAAGACCTGAGGTTAGGAGCTGTGCATTAGAAGTTTTGTTTGATCTACTGAACGAGAGAGGTAGCAAGTTTTCAACATCATTTTGGGAGAGTATTTTCCATCGTGTCTTGTTTCCCATTTTTGATCATGTGAGACATGCTGGAAAGGAAAGCTTAGTCTCTTCTGATGATGAGTGGTTTCGAGAAACCAGCATTCATTCCCTTCAGCTGCTTTGCAACCTTTTTAACTCATTCTACAAG GAAGTATGCTTCATGTTGCCCCCACTTCTGAGTTTGCTTTTGGACTGCGCAAAGAAGACGGATCAGACTGTGGTTTCAATCTCTTTGGGTGCACTAGTACATCTCATAGAAGTTGGAGGTCACCAATTTAGTGACAGCGACTGGGACACATTATTAAGAAGCATAAG AGATGCTTCATACACAACACAACCCCTTGAGCTGCTTAATGCTTTAAGCTTTGAGAATGCTAAAAGCCCTTCTGTGCTAGTAGATTCAGAGATTAGCACTGGTGATAGTGCAGACAACCATATTTTCGATGGTGGTGATCATGCATCTGTTGTGCAAGACCACATTCAGGAATTGGGATCGCCGAGCAATAATGATGGATCTGaag GGAAAGGTCATAAACCTGATCTTCAAAGGACCCAAACTATAGGTCAAAAGATAATGGGAAATATGATGGACAATTTGTTCCTCAGAAATCTTACCTCCAAATCCAAGGCTCCTGCTTCCGATGCCTCAGTTCCGTCATCTCCAATTAAG ATTCCTGATTCTGTCGCGCCTGATGCCAAAGGTGAGGAGGAAAGTCCATTGATGGTAACTATTAGGGGCAAGTGCATCACTCAATTGTTACTTCTTGGTGCTATTGATAGTATTCAG AAGAAGTACTGGACCAAGTTAAAAGCGTCACAAAAGATTGCTGTAATGGATGTTTTGTTATCCACCTTAGAGTTTGCTGCTTCATATAATTCATATCCAAGCCTCAGAACCCGGATGCACCACATTCCTGTCGAGAG GCCACCGCTAAACCTTCTTCGTCAAGAATTGGCAGGAACTAGCATTTATCTAGATGTGTTGCAGAAAACAACTTCAGGTTTCTATGCCAACAAGGAGCAACAAACAGAATCTAATACTTCAGATCAAACTAGTTCAAGCTTTACTGGAGAAGCAACCGAGGATGAGAAGCTTGAAGGAGTGGCAGAAGAGAAGTTGGTTTCTTTCTGTGAGCAGGTACTCAAGGAAGCATCTGACCTCCAGTTTTCTGTAGGGGAGATCACTAATATGGATGTTCATCGAGTTTTGGAGATACGGTCACCCATTATTGTTAAG GTGCTCAAAGGCATGTGCTTTATGAATAATCAGATATTCAGAAGACATTTGAGAGACTTCTATCCTTTGCTTACAAAACTTGTGTGTTGTGATCAG ATGGACATTCGTGGAGCGCTAGGAGATCTGTTCAGGGCGCAGTTAAAATCTTTACTGCCATTGTGA
- the LOC126669370 gene encoding uncharacterized protein LOC126669370 isoform X2 — MLCLKTEVLDDHDDSNNNSINTYTSPTNNGSTGFGFVLPLNLGSSIHKYIWKTGKVVSSRSIYCGDASPSSVCDLEDTKSPDEGSGQLKGGNMYYKYQLEEDVKKLQQQLQEEIDLRLALASAVEHSDSSYSSSPCQIPDKAQELLDSIAILEITVSKLEQESVTLQYALSQERSERRIAEYRLRHVGCPPSLTVDYSQSRRCSKEKVEVKVEDKPPWKDVTEKPNKDHFVEKLCCHPNRLSEEMVSCMRDIFVFLADSSKHASSECTASPSSPQGHLSYSSLTSFPDSPQMSSFMKSPTIETGQGFGVSERYSKVDPYNVPGKVDWIECIGAYTLAIEVSWLSVGKKELEYASGALKRFRLLVEHLAEVDPAILNCNEKMAFWINVYNALIMHAFLAYGVPRSDMKLFSLMQKAAYTIGGRSVTAADIEFGILKMKPPAHRPQIALLLALQKFKVTEEPKFSIDQHEPLLAFALSFGMHSSPAVRIFRPENVKELLTISLKDYVQASVGISSKGKVLVPKLLYCFTKGIVEDVQLPEWICQFLSPEQAATVRDCLSNHKWRLLGARSFSVLPFDSRFRFLFLL, encoded by the exons atgCTTTGTCTAAAAACAGAAGTCCTCGACGACCACGACGACTCTAACAACAACAGTATCAATACTTATACTAGTCCTACTAACAATGGCAGTACtgggtttggttttgttttaccTTTAAATTT AGGAAGTTCGATTCATAAGTATATATGGAAGACTGGTAAAGTGGTGTCTAGTCGATCTATTTATTGTGGAGATGCCTCTCCTTCTTCAGTATGTGATCTTGAG GATACTAAATCCCCGGATGAAGGAAGTGGACAATTGAAAGGTGGGAACATGTATTATAAATACCAGCTAGAGGAAGAT GTCAAAAAGTTGCAACAGCAGTTGCAAGAGGAGATTGACTTGCGTCTAGCCTTAGCAAGCGCTGTTGAACACTCCGATTCATCTTACTCCAGTTCACCTTGCCAGATTCCAGATAAG GCCCAAGAGCTTTTGGATAGCATTGCTATTTTGGAGATTACTGTATCTAAGCTTGAACAAGAATCGGTTACCCTGCAATATGCGCTTAGTCAGGAGAGAAGTGAGCGGCGTATTGCTGAGTACCGTTTAAGGCATGTGGGCTGTCCTCCATCACTAACAGTGGACTACTCTCAG AGTAGACGTTGCAGCAAAGAGAAAGTAGAAGTAAAAGTCGAGGATAAGCCCCCATGGAAAGATGTAACTGAAAAGCCAAATAAGGATCATTTTGTTGAGAAACTTTGTTGCCACCCCAATCGGCTCTCAGAGGAAATGGTCTCGTGCATGAGagatatttttgttttcttagcAGATTCTTCCAAGCACGCTTCTTCTGAGTGTACGGCTTCACCATCTTCGCCTCAGGGGCACCTTTCTTACTCTTCTTTGACATCTTTTCCAGACTCGCCCCAAATGAGTTCATTTATGAAGAGTCCCACAATTGAAACTGGGCAAGGGTTTGGCGTCTCTGAAAGATATTCCAAGGTTGATCCATATAATGTCCCTGGTAAGGTAGACTGGATAGAATGCATTGGAGCCTACACTTTAGCAATCGAGGTCTCCTGGTTATCTGTTGGGAAGAAAGAACTCGAGTACGCTTCTGGAGCTCTCAAACGGTTTAG GTTACTTGTTGAGCATTTAGCTGAAGTTGACCCAGCTATCCTGAATTGCAATGAGAAGATGGCATTTTGGATTAATGTGTACAATGCTTTGATAATGCAT GCATTTTTAGCATATGGAGTTCCAAGAAGTGATATGAAATTATTTTCATTGATGCAAAAG GCTGCTTACACCATTGGAGGACGTTCAGTCACTGCTGCTGACATTGAGTTTGGAATTTTGAAGATGAAACCTCCAGCCCATCGCCCACAAATA GCCTTGCTACTCGCTCTTCAGAAATTTAAGGTAACTGAGGAGCCCAAGTTCTCCATTGATCAACACGAGCCTCTCCTAGCTTTTGCTCTAAGTTTTGGGATGCATTCTTCACCAGCA GTACGTATTTTCAGACCAGAAAATGTGAAAGAGTTGCTTACAATTTCATTGAAAGATTATGTGCAAGCATCTGTTGGTATAAGCAGTAAGGGTAAAGTCTTGGTACCGAAGTTGTTGTATTGTTTCACAAAAGGCATTGTAGAGGACGTACAGCTTCCTGAGTGGATTTGCCAGTTTCTTTCTCCCGAGCAAGCTGCCACGGTTAGAGATTGTTTATCTAACCACAAGTGGAGGCTCCTTGGTGCTCGAAGCTTTTCTGTTCTGCCCTTCGATTCAAGGTTCCGCTTCCTTTTCCTGTTGTAG
- the LOC126669251 gene encoding E3 ubiquitin-protein ligase ATL4 → MSFFVEDSCLVVTHLIYQTAVILAIVRWALSWALRSRNSAHSSSPSSTDSLRQSHHLPSSQQIRDGLILTTFGDINGRISGASDTCAVCLGKLNEHDQVRELRNCCHVFHRECIDRWVDHDQDHDHDDNHKTCPLCRAPLLTTTQSMVWAKSEPSWAVENILYLFGDDLFIQH, encoded by the coding sequence ATGAGTTTCTTTGTAGAGGACTCGTGTCTGGTAGTCACGCATCTTATTTACCAGACTGCTGTTATTTTAGCAATCGTCAGATGGGCTTTATCTTGGGCTCTCAGGTCCCGAAACTCAGCCCATTCATCCTCTCCTAGCAGCACTGATTCTCTACGCCAGTCTCATCATCTCCCTTCTTCACAGCAAATTAGAGACGGTCTGATTTTAACCACTTTCGGCGACATCAATGGTAGGATCTCAGGAGCTTCTGACACGTGTGCTGTTTGTCTAGGCAAATTGAACGAACATGATCAAGTCAGAGAATTAAGGAACTGCTGCCACGTGTTTCATAGAGAATGCATTGATAGATGGGTTGATCATGATCAAGATCATGATCATGATGATAATCATAAAACTTGTCCATTGTGTAGAGCTCCTCTGTTGACTACTACACAGAGTATGGTTTGGGCCAAGTCTGAGCCCAGTTGGGCAGTGGAGAATATTCTTTATCTTTTTGGTGATGATTTGTTTATTCAACactga
- the LOC126669370 gene encoding uncharacterized protein LOC126669370 isoform X1: protein MLCLKTEVLDDHDDSNNNSINTYTSPTNNGSTGFGFVLPLNLGSSIHKYIWKTGKVVSSRSIYCGDASPSSVCDLEDTKSPDEGSGQLKGGNMYYKYQLEEDVKKLQQQLQEEIDLRLALASAVEHSDSSYSSSPCQIPDKAQELLDSIAILEITVSKLEQESVTLQYALSQERSERRIAEYRLRHVGCPPSLTVDYSQQSRRCSKEKVEVKVEDKPPWKDVTEKPNKDHFVEKLCCHPNRLSEEMVSCMRDIFVFLADSSKHASSECTASPSSPQGHLSYSSLTSFPDSPQMSSFMKSPTIETGQGFGVSERYSKVDPYNVPGKVDWIECIGAYTLAIEVSWLSVGKKELEYASGALKRFRLLVEHLAEVDPAILNCNEKMAFWINVYNALIMHAFLAYGVPRSDMKLFSLMQKAAYTIGGRSVTAADIEFGILKMKPPAHRPQIALLLALQKFKVTEEPKFSIDQHEPLLAFALSFGMHSSPAVRIFRPENVKELLTISLKDYVQASVGISSKGKVLVPKLLYCFTKGIVEDVQLPEWICQFLSPEQAATVRDCLSNHKWRLLGARSFSVLPFDSRFRFLFLL from the exons atgCTTTGTCTAAAAACAGAAGTCCTCGACGACCACGACGACTCTAACAACAACAGTATCAATACTTATACTAGTCCTACTAACAATGGCAGTACtgggtttggttttgttttaccTTTAAATTT AGGAAGTTCGATTCATAAGTATATATGGAAGACTGGTAAAGTGGTGTCTAGTCGATCTATTTATTGTGGAGATGCCTCTCCTTCTTCAGTATGTGATCTTGAG GATACTAAATCCCCGGATGAAGGAAGTGGACAATTGAAAGGTGGGAACATGTATTATAAATACCAGCTAGAGGAAGAT GTCAAAAAGTTGCAACAGCAGTTGCAAGAGGAGATTGACTTGCGTCTAGCCTTAGCAAGCGCTGTTGAACACTCCGATTCATCTTACTCCAGTTCACCTTGCCAGATTCCAGATAAG GCCCAAGAGCTTTTGGATAGCATTGCTATTTTGGAGATTACTGTATCTAAGCTTGAACAAGAATCGGTTACCCTGCAATATGCGCTTAGTCAGGAGAGAAGTGAGCGGCGTATTGCTGAGTACCGTTTAAGGCATGTGGGCTGTCCTCCATCACTAACAGTGGACTACTCTCAG CAGAGTAGACGTTGCAGCAAAGAGAAAGTAGAAGTAAAAGTCGAGGATAAGCCCCCATGGAAAGATGTAACTGAAAAGCCAAATAAGGATCATTTTGTTGAGAAACTTTGTTGCCACCCCAATCGGCTCTCAGAGGAAATGGTCTCGTGCATGAGagatatttttgttttcttagcAGATTCTTCCAAGCACGCTTCTTCTGAGTGTACGGCTTCACCATCTTCGCCTCAGGGGCACCTTTCTTACTCTTCTTTGACATCTTTTCCAGACTCGCCCCAAATGAGTTCATTTATGAAGAGTCCCACAATTGAAACTGGGCAAGGGTTTGGCGTCTCTGAAAGATATTCCAAGGTTGATCCATATAATGTCCCTGGTAAGGTAGACTGGATAGAATGCATTGGAGCCTACACTTTAGCAATCGAGGTCTCCTGGTTATCTGTTGGGAAGAAAGAACTCGAGTACGCTTCTGGAGCTCTCAAACGGTTTAG GTTACTTGTTGAGCATTTAGCTGAAGTTGACCCAGCTATCCTGAATTGCAATGAGAAGATGGCATTTTGGATTAATGTGTACAATGCTTTGATAATGCAT GCATTTTTAGCATATGGAGTTCCAAGAAGTGATATGAAATTATTTTCATTGATGCAAAAG GCTGCTTACACCATTGGAGGACGTTCAGTCACTGCTGCTGACATTGAGTTTGGAATTTTGAAGATGAAACCTCCAGCCCATCGCCCACAAATA GCCTTGCTACTCGCTCTTCAGAAATTTAAGGTAACTGAGGAGCCCAAGTTCTCCATTGATCAACACGAGCCTCTCCTAGCTTTTGCTCTAAGTTTTGGGATGCATTCTTCACCAGCA GTACGTATTTTCAGACCAGAAAATGTGAAAGAGTTGCTTACAATTTCATTGAAAGATTATGTGCAAGCATCTGTTGGTATAAGCAGTAAGGGTAAAGTCTTGGTACCGAAGTTGTTGTATTGTTTCACAAAAGGCATTGTAGAGGACGTACAGCTTCCTGAGTGGATTTGCCAGTTTCTTTCTCCCGAGCAAGCTGCCACGGTTAGAGATTGTTTATCTAACCACAAGTGGAGGCTCCTTGGTGCTCGAAGCTTTTCTGTTCTGCCCTTCGATTCAAGGTTCCGCTTCCTTTTCCTGTTGTAG
- the LOC126669720 gene encoding uncharacterized protein LOC126669720: MASSEPPAFQESDRCDVCKCSFSTFRRRHHCRRCGRTLCHEHSSNQMALPQFGLLSSVRVCAECYNDSSRSGQAKPQTSSDVIYSVTDEVSRLDIGEETCSKAESDIQSKSTAGVIECKCGMPLCICEAPAPPAEAVPIQMKMPSTAISQSNPKPKKNDSISRNRGSTSNNKPSSVFHHGQISTDGNERPQIDYEVNGEGLREAIKNGDTAAVKKLLSEGVDANYRDRQGLSLLHLAALFNRTDIVFTLMDSGATLDYKNAQGETPLDCAPATLQYKMRKKMEEHGQQDPHTAI, encoded by the exons ATGGCGTCTTCGGAACCACCGGCTTTCCAGGAGTCAGATCGCTGCGACGTTTGCAAATGCAGCTTCAGCACTTTCCGACGAAGA CATCATTGTCGACGATGTGGAAGGACATTGTGTCACGAGCATTCTTCAAATCAAATG GCTTTACCGCAATTTGGCTTGCTTTCCAGTGTTCGAGTTTGTGCTGAATGTTATAATGATTCTTCTAG ATCAGGCCAAGCTAAACCACAGACTTCCTCAGATGTAATTTATTCTGTAACAGATGAAGTTTCTAGATTAGATATTGGCGAGGAAACATGTTCAAAAGCTGAATCAGATATACAGAGTAAATCCACAGCAGGTGTTATCGAGTGCAAATGTGGGATGCCTTTGTGCATATGTGAAGCTCCAGCTCCTCCAGCAGAAGCAGTTCCTATTCAG ATGAAAATGCCTTCTACAGCTATTTCTCAGTCAAATCCAAAACCAAAGAAGAATGACTCTATTTCTAGGAACAGAGGTTCTACTTCAAACAACAAGCCCAG TTCGGTTTTCCATCATGGTCAGATTAGCACTGATGGTAATGAGAGACCGCAGATAGATTATGAAGTCAATGGGGAG GGTTTGAGGGAAGCCATAAAGAATGGTGATACTGCTGCAGTCAAGAAGCTATTGAGTGAG GGCGTTGATGCAAACTACCGCGACAGGCAAGGACTGTCGCTGTTGCATTTG GCTGCATTATTTAACCGAACTGATATAGTTTTTACCCTCATGGATTCTGGAGCTACTCTGGACTACAAGAATGCACAAG gGGAAACTCCACTGGACTGTGCTCCTGCAACTTTGCAATACAAGATGAGAAAGAAAATGGAAGAACATGGGCAGCAGGACCCACATACCGCCATTTGA